The DNA segment TTTTCCCCTTAACAAACATGTGCCTTGGGCACCCCCAACCAGATTCTGGCTACCAGGACAGAAGACGAGATGGCACAAGCCCCCGCTCGGGAAGTTGATGACACCGGGGCAGTACCGCGCTTGGGAGAGGACAAAGACTGGGCCGAGGTGTCAGACTTACATGATGTATCTTATGGCGTTTAAGCGGAACGTGAAGGGGCTTGTGCCTGCTCCGTATcggaggttggaggatgggagtgaGGTGCCTGTTGAGTATTGGGGCATGGTTGTGGATCATGGtcatgttgaggaggatagTGGTGTTGAGATTATAACAGGGAGCAAGGCGGATCATGAGGCTGTGGATGCCAGGGCGGTGCAGGGTTCGAGTAAGCTGGCGTCACCGACGCAGAACGGTCACGCTGAAACTCCTGGGAGTGAGAGGATGATACCTATCAGGGGTGGGTCGTATTGTTTGACCAAGGATGTGAACAGCAAGAAAAGGGACCACAGTGATAGCTCGGGTGATGAGAGAGCGAACAgatcgaagaggaggttggtggggggggatgaggagggggatggtggggagagtGAGAATGGTGTAGAGAAGGAGAATGGTGTAGAGAAGGAGAATGGTGTAGAGAAGGAGAATGATGCGAAGAAGGATGACTCTGGTGAtaagatggaggggttggagcaGACTGAATGAGGTGTATGGGCTATACGAAACTTGGACATGTGGGGATTGTGTTTGTTAATTATTATACAGCATTGTAGCGTAGCACGATAGTAAGCGATGAACTTGATTAGTGGGGTGTTGTTATTGGAGATATCTGGCTTAGTTGTCTCTTGGGCTTGTCCACTTACGTCTGTTACATTTAGaatccttctcttcttcatgcCCATtgctcgcccacaagtgcAAAGATAGTTTGATATGCTTTAAATTCATGTCAATGTGCCTTTGAAGATTTTTTTTCAATGGCCCCCGAAAGATAGTTAATGCGATTTTGATCTACCCATTCTATCAAGAGACGTGCTGAAGCATGTAGTGGGGATTCCAGTGGAGAGAAGAGGCCGTGGGTAGTAGTAGTAGAGATTTATCATGACCATGAAGACATCAAAGACGCCGACTGTGCCTTGAAGTTGACGGGCCGTCAACTTCAAAGGTATTGCGGATGTTGAGCCACACTTTCCAACCTGACTGGGATTTGGGTTGTCTTTCACCGTGACATGGGTATCAGGGGCATTAAAGTGTCTACAGGTCATTAGACCACTTGCGAGCTTATTCCTTCTCTGTcgagtaggtaggtaccctTGGATAGAAAGTTGACCCTTGGAACTATCCATCCTGATACTCTATGCCCGTAATAAGGTATCCTCAACACCCGGTGTACAATACAAGGGAGCTCCTTCAAACAGCCGTTAATGATGCCGTCAATtttcccctttctctccAGTTAAATACTGCTTCATCAGCTCAACCAGCTCTTCGCCGGTGGGATCTTGGGACAGAAACACCACATTCACGGCCGCAAAGCTAGATGTCAGACCCAAGAAAGCATCACTATGAGTAATCCTTGACTAATCAATTTCACAGAAGGGGAGGAAACATACGCAGCAGTGGCAGCAAACACCTCCACCCTTTTGGCCTTCGTCATGATTGCTAGCGCCAACGCAAAGATCGCCGAGAATATCACCAAGGCCACAAACTTGAACTTGTTATTGTCGCCCAGGAAGTAGAGCACCACAATGCTCAGCACTGGAAGCAGGGCTGCGACGACGGTGACGAATGTCTCGATGACGATTTGAAGATGAGACTCGCTGTAGATGTAGATACCAGTGCCGAGGTTTTTGGCCGCATTCTCCGGGTCCTACACCTTTATCAGCCACAACCTACATCTGGGCAGGGAACAGTGATGAGCTGCTGTGCTaaccttgatcttggcccCGAAGAATTTGTGATACCaggggaagatgatgtcGTTCACCCAGCGGGAGAGGCGATCTAACGGTACCCGTGGGCTGATAGCCATGAGATCAGTTTCGAATTCTGGATCCCATGCATGCTGATCTGGGCCATGAATAGGATAATTCCCGTTGTCGGCACGACCAATCCATTCTCGGAGAAAGGTTAGATCCTGGAAGTTGGGAGGATTGAGTTTGGCGAGTGAGgcttgggtgaggagggccTTATCTATTGAAGTGAGGGAAGTTAGAGATGCAGAAAAGACAGAATAGGTAAAAGAGAAACGATAATGCGTACTGTATTTTGCCAGCTTCAGTTGAATCAGCTGCATGGTTGCCCATTGTTGGCCTGCTTCCGGATCCCCTGGATGTGCAAGGGTAATCCAGTCCCTGTCAAAGAACTGCCGCATTCGACAGGAGTGTGTTCGGTCCATTGCCGCCAGCTTCTCCAGGTGATCCTGGAGGAAAATGATCTCGGCCTGTTGATACAGTAGGCTTAGACAATTCAGGTACTTGAAACGACGGAAAATGGCATACTCGTCTTGTCTAGCGAGTAGGGCTGCCAATCTTCCGTATCCTTTGCTGCCTGTATCGGCGGTACCGTTGGTATTCTTATTTTCGGCTGCATCACTTGCCGAAGTATTGGCATCTGGCGTCGCGAAGTTGTCGGCTAAGCCACTATGGCGCGGACTCGTATTACCTGTTATGGTCTGGGGAGTTGCTTGGGATTGAGCTGCGGTCATCGCTAAAGTTGGGACAGTACCTTGCACGTAGACTGGCTGTTTCATTGTATTGGGAAAATCTCTTCGCGTTTGGAACAGACCTCGTTCTGTCTATTTAACCACAACCCGTGCGGGGAAGTTAGTGGACTCGAGACCGTACGTAAAATCAGGACATGCTGTACTACTGTTGCACAGCTCACTGATGCTTAGGTCGGCATGGCTTTTGTTGGTTTTGCCTTAATGGTGGGCAGCTTTGGATGAGGCTCTGGAACTGGGAACTTGTGATATCACGGATAGCAACATAAGTTTGTGTCGCACGAGGGTTGGCAGGGATTAGCTATTGGGTAGAATGGTGTTACAGAGCGGCAATAAATCGATGCGGTGTGATATCTTTCATGAGGGCTTATTGAATGACCAAAGTCAGCTTCGGTGTTTACATCTGAataggggttcaggggcatGCTGAGCTCCCGTCTTCCCAACCGGTGGCCCGTGCACGCCAACCTTCGACCATGAACCCAACAATTCTAATACTGTACGATTCATCCCTGATCCTGTGGCTAATGATTGTTGACCGACAATGGGATAGAATTTCAAGTATATGAACTAGGGATTCGGAGAACATTCGGACCGTCCTTTGGGCTAAATAAACCCAAAACATcataacgtgcgtgataagcgagtgacacagataagcgagtgacacacttccccccacaacacaacacctccaccttcaacatcactttcttccacaacacaatatgacctcaccatcaaaagAAGGCAGGCTTATTATGGCCCTTCAAGCTCTCGAAAAAGATAAAGATCTGAGTTtacgagctgcagctaacgTCTATAATGTTGCTTTCAAAACCCTTGCGCGCCGACGagccactgccagcagaataacattatcacgccctgcatgcctccacactcctcccacctccttcagccactcgatgttggctgctttgggccgctaaaacaggcgtacggttgccagatcgaggacttaATGCGCATACATATCAACCAtataagcaagctcgagttcctctgtgccttccgcgaagccttcttcgcctctgtaacagagaagaatataaagggtggctttgcaggtgctggccttataccgtacgatccagagaggatgctttccaagctagatgtaaagcttcgtacgccaacacctccaaactcacggcccggcactgcacaaccttgggtctcccagacaccacacaaccctcgagaagccaactcacagtcaacgctcattaagactcgcattaccaaccatcaaaatagctccccgacttcaatgctggctgcggtagaccagcttgctaagggTACAACGGCtatgatgcaccaggtggctcttctccgtgcagaggtctcttcgctacgcaaggccaatgaggagcttagtaagagacggagagccaaaaaaacacgtgtgcggcttggagggtcacttactgtacaagaggcacaggatctacttGATCAGAAAGCTGTAGGTGAGCAGGTAATCCAGGAAGatcgacaaagtggtggtggtgcaatGGGGTCTCGTCCGAAGATTCAGTGCTGTGGCGTGTGCGGTAAGCCAGGCCCATAATGTACGCACCtgcaaggaggctgcaggatcatctgattcatctaTTTCtaattcagttattgtagtttcctagtgttgtggttgtataattgaggatagttatggtggggtggtggaaagtgtgtcgctcgcttgtctgtgtcactcgcttatcacgcacgttattCGATGTCGTGACATTTTGCCAAAAACTAGAAGTGATTCTGATTTGGCAGGCACCTCTTGGGTCGAGTAACTGGTACCTACTGCATCTCAATAAAAACTGTGATAACGATTGGCTTATTAATAGTGAAGAGTCATATTAACCTATTCCTTATATCTTGATCTCTCTTCAGTATAGCTTTTAATTGTGGTTTAGGATACTGTCTTGAGTTGATACTTGCTTTGCAATGAAAGCCATGTTGACCACGACACGGTAGGCAGGAACATACAGCTGTCTTCAAAACACAGTTGGGACGCAAGTGCCATGGTCAACCGGAGGGTGCCTCATGCCAGAGCAGTAAGAGTCAACGATAAGTCGACAATGGCCACGAAGGTTTCGATGCAAGCTATGGCCTAGTCATTAAGCAAATGGTTGTCATATGGAAACTACATCAAACATCATTGCGTCTAAGGAGTCGTCATGGGTTCATAATGATTGTATGTATGGTCGCTGGTCTCAAACATGTTTTGTTTGAACATTCCAATCGGTAGTGAATATACCGCTGATGAgtaaaaagggggggttCCCCCACTTTGCCTCCTCTCAGCCAAAATGAATGGGGACCATACTTTGGGAAAACTCTGCAACATCACTGTCTGTTATCAAGAGACGAGACCCAGAGAAATGGCACTTTCTAGACGTCCTTACTTGCACGCTGACCACGTCAGGCAGTTGGAGCTTGATCGCCTGAATTGGTTGCATGTTGGAGCTGCACTACGAGGAGGCTATGTAAGtattgaggatgaggatcaTGCAACTGAACTGAGAGAAGCCGACGAGAAGGCAAGGATggaggagtggaagaaggTATGTGCATTTTTTTCAAATCATTTAGTTTAATATGCACGCTGCATACCTTTGTGGCGCAGTTTGTTGATGGGAATTACCATTTGCCATCCAGGGTCCATTTGTCAAACGGATGTGGGTACAGGACGAACAGCGTGAGAGCTTCCGCTTGATAACTGTAGGGCTTGACAGCATGGCTAGGTCTGCGAGTGGCGAACCTGTCAGTTTTGTACCAGCCAGTACCATCTCTGAATATAACCTGGGTCCCATCATTAAGATTCCAGAGACTGTCTTCAACACAGCTAGCGCCATCATGTCTTGTACCGAGGCGGTCGACATCACGTGGATGGGAAGTGACAAAGTTGAGCGTCAGGATCGCTGGGTGGTTCTTCCTGTTGGATCCGGAATACGGATGCCGCTTCTCGGCGAAAGGTTCATGACCTGCTTTGGTCAGCTTCTGCTTAGCGTGGAGCCAACTGGAACCATCGCTGTCGCTAGTGATGAAGACCGGCCGCAGAAAAAGGGAGGGAAGCCTATGATGGGGGTAAGTAATGGGGCACACGATGGCGTTCGTGCCACTGCTGTCGTTAACTCCCGAATGTCATTACCAGGGTAAAGGAGCATCATCCAAAAAGCCAGTGAAGAGGGACAACATCATGGCCCATAATCCCGATTCGGCACCGGCGAGTCAAAACGTGGCGGGACGGCAAGCTGCACAGATCGCTAGAGAGCAAAGAGTGTATGAGGATTTTGTCAGTAGTAGCCAACACACGAACCAGCCAACGGCAAACCGTGATCACCAGACCCTAGCCTACTATGACAACTTCCGCAGCTACAGGGACGCGAGGTCTCTTGATATGCATGTCACTGAACGGGAGCATTGGGCAGCGTATTGGCAGCTTCATACACCACGCTTCGATCATCGGTTGCTTATTCCAACAGAACGAGAACTGCGAGATCAAGCTGGGCTCCCTAAACCATATTCAAAAGGACCACCAAGGAAGTAATCTAGGTAGACACTTTTTTACATTGGTCTGTAGGGCTTTTGTACCGAGTCTTGAGCCAAAAACACTCGTCACGATTACTATCTACCTATGGAAAATACATACTTTGGTACTGAGTAGGTACTAACCCAAAATTAGTGCCCAAGTACCTTATCTTCCATGAAGACAGTGACCACCTATGTGAGGCATTGCTCTATCCCACTACCATATACAAGGTTCTCGAGTATTTTAGACATAGCGGAAATACATTTGGTAATTGTAAGAGATAACAGCCAAGGGTTTACTGCAGGGTGTGTGCTGTGTGAAGTGTGCTCGAGACTGAAGCTGGCTAAAAGGCTACGTACACTGGGGCACTATCTTAGGTGAAACACATCCACTTGACAGTCATAACTCGTGTACCCTGATGCGTAAATCTCCAAAGTCCAAGCTATTTTTGACCTAACCTCTAGAACACATCCAACTTAATTCCAGAACTGGAAACTGCAGCTGTTTACTCTGGAGGGAGCAAAGTAACAGGAGCACAAGGAGGAGCGTGGGCTTGACAATAGATAAAGGTAGCTAACAATAGAAAGCGCAGATAGCAACTTTGCACACGAAGGGCACATATATATCTGACGACGACCCTCGAAAGCACAAAAGCCATTCAGCAATGATCGCTTTTTCGATTTCGATATTCGAACGGTAAATCTCACGTACAAGATGTCGTTTGATCACTGTGAGcagtgttgaagaaggaatTTGGAGTAACACAATTTTCAGCGTCAAATATTTAATTCACTTGGAAACACTggttgtggtgctggggaAGTGAATTGATGCTAACACTCGCCATGTATTCACTTCATCAGTTATCGCcgtaacgtatattataagcgagtcgtacatataagcgagtcgtacagtctccaccacgacgcgtcctccttacacctaacatcaattttttccacaacccaatatgcctcctacttcaaaggaagccaggatactcttagcccttgaggctcttcgaatcaatgaaaaattaagcctccgagctgcagctaagctctacaacgtaccagctatgactctctctaaccgacgcgccggccggcctgcacgacgcgatataacccaattcgaaaaagatgactcaatcggaagaggaagctattgtccgatatattattgagctatgtacgcgtgcttttccaccaagattgcgtagtgtagatgatatggccaaccaactgctacgcgtacgcgacgcgcccctgttggcaagttctgggcacataacttcgtcaaacgtcagccacagctccgtacgcgttttaagcgtagatacgactaccagagggctaagtgcgaggatccaaaggtcattgccgagtggtttgcgctcgtacggaacactaaggctaagtacggtattgtagatgacgatatctacaacttcgacgagactgggtttatgataggtattatcttcgcgggcatggtagttacgacctcggacggccttagtaaggcgaaactagcccagcctggtaaccgcgaatgggcaacggtaatccagggagttaatgccctcggttgggccatccctccttttatcatcttggccgcgcagtaccaccttgccaacgaggcactaagcaagcgcaggagagccaaaaaaaacacgtgtgcggcttggaggatcacttactgtgcaggatgcacacgatctactagaccagaaggccgtgggtggggaggcagtggaagaaacgcagccggatggtagtggtgtagggggtgcttgtacaaaggttcaatgctgtggtgtatgcggcaagcctggccataatgcacgtacttgccaggaggctgtagaatcgtctgattcggctgtttctgatgtaattatagttggtttctagtgttgttatgttgcaattgaggatagttgttgtagggtggtggagactgtacgactcgcttatatgtacgactcgcttataatatacgttatatATTGATTTTCTAAATCTTTGTTTTCCTGTTTTCCCGCAACATGTTTATAGGCCACTGCTCACTCTTCCTTACCGCCCTTGAGTTGCTGACAAGAATTTCCAGATTCTCGCATTCCGAAGTGGAGGTCAGCCTCTTAACCAGAGTTCAACACCAAGTCCTCTTGGTGTAGACAATCAAGTACCTACCCAGTCAAACGTTGTCCCCATTCTTCGCCAAAAGAAATGGTAAGCAATCACCAGCCCACGGAAGATTGAGCTTTCTAACCTTAGTACAAGTGTTTTAGCTCGATCACGCTTTCATTACCTTGTGCTAGGACTCGCTGTCACCGGCGGAGTCCTGTACATATGCTACCCTTTGGTCCGAAAAGATGGCCAGGGTCTGGGGGCCTACCTAAGACGTAGGCTTCGCAAATCAAGTGCGAGACCAAGTACAGCTGAACTGCCGTTGCATATAATGCGATCTCAACCGCGTTTAACCGAAGAAATACTGaacccgcctccccctccaccggtcTGGCAACAAAGGGGCACAGAAAGAAGAGTTAATTACGACTCGACTGTCACGCGGATATGACGTGTCGGGAAGTTCACTCCTCTGGCAAAATCAGTAGCCCgaaacagcaaccaccaccgagaaGGCGGCAACACGGGATTCAGGAGGGGTAGATGTGGCACAAAGTTTATCGAGAGTGATATCTACAGGAAAGGGATAAAGATGATGTGGAAAGCTGTGGAACCTGGCAAGCTCACATCTATGTCGACGGGGTAGTGCTTTACGTTGGGCAGATAAACATCAAGTCAATGGTGTATTTATGACAAAATAGAGAGGCAATTGTTCATGAATGCCGAGAGCGATCTGTGTGGTTATTGCTTGACATTTCACACCTACTGATGTGACCAATACTATCAGCCCTGAACTTACCCCTGAAGGATATCATCCGCAATCTTCTCCGCCAGCATATCTACCACACGTTAGCCAACCGACTCCCAAGGCGAACATCCAATGGGCGATAACTCACAAACAGTACTCTGCGGATGCCCCGGCGGCAATATCGGAAAAGAACTCGCATCCACAACCCTCAGCCCACTCACCCCCCTAACCCTCGCCTTGGAATCCAACACCGCCATCggatccccctccctccccatcttaCACGTACAAGCCGGATGCCACAGCGTCATCAAGCTATTCCTAATCGCTTCCAAAATCTCCCCATCACTCTGCACCCCCGGCCCAGGGTAGGCCTCCTCCCCGGCTACAATCGGCGCCAGCCCACTAGAAGTAAACGCCTGTCTCGCCCTCTTATACGCCGCAACTGCCAACTCTTGGTCCGCCCGATCCGTCAACCAAGCAGGGTTGATAACAGGTAAATCAGCCGTACTAGCAGAAGTAATCGTCACATTCCCTCTTGACAGGGGAGTGTTTAGGACGTTGAGAATAGTAGCATATTGCCTCCCGTCTGAGGGCTGGACAAGCAAAAAGTTGCTAAAGTCACCTACGAAGCCAGCGCCGGAGATGTATTCTACCTCTGGCCAGTCAGGTGGGAACTGGGCGAGCTTTGCTTGGGTGGATGGTGAGAATTGGGtttggcggaggggaggggggatctTCTCCCAGGCTAAAAAGTCCGCGACGGGGTTGGTCAGTGTGCCGGATTGGTTCGTTGTGTACTGAACTAATTGCTCGGCGAGGTAGATCGGGTCTCGGGCTTctttggtgagggtgatgaggtcgACGGGGTAGGAGGGGCCGAAGGTGGGGTGGTCCCACATGTTTTGGCCTACGCCTGGGAGGTTGGATaggatggggatgttgtGGGCTTGGAGTTGATCAGCGGGGCCGATACCCGACACCATGAGGAGTTGAGGGGAGTGGAAGGCGCCGGCGGAGATGATGACTTCTTTGCTTGCGGATAGGGTGTACGAAACCAGCCCTGTTTTTACACGGACACCGGTGgcctttttgttgctgttgaagaggatCTTTTCCGCGCGGGTGGCAGTGTAGACTTTGAGGTTGAACAGGTTGTTAACGAGAGCCGTCTTGAGGAAGGAAGACGCAGAGCTGGAACGGGTCTGGTCTACCGGccggatggtggaggtgcagTATTGAGCTCCCATGAGGCTGCCGCTGTTGAAGTCCGGTGTCTCGCCTATCCCGATGGTGGCAAAACCAGCCTTCAGCCAGGTGGAAAACGATTGCGCGTAATTGGCGAAGGAGACGTGAAgagggttgttgctggtggccgGGAACGCTGCGGCGTTGTACCCTGGTGTGGAGTTGGCGAAGCGTTTGTTCAtgtttggtggtgtgaaCTGGACGCTCTTTTGGAAGTACGGTAGAGTGTTGGAAAAGGTGTAGCTTGAGTCGTTGACAGAGTCGGCCCACAGCTGCATCGACTGGACTGTTGGACGCTGGTAGATCATGAAGTTCAGGGCTGATCTGTATCATAACAGTCAGTTATGTGACAGAAGAGAGCTGTCTTCCAGTAAGAAGGTTCTTACGATCCGCCCACACATTTTCCCCTGGCAAAATGAATGTCCCTAAAGTTTGTACCTGGCTGGTTTTTGGCAACAAAGTTCCAGTCCACAAGCGGATTGGAATTCAAGGGATCGCTGC comes from the Podospora pseudocomata strain CBS 415.72m chromosome 5, whole genome shotgun sequence genome and includes:
- a CDS encoding hypothetical protein (EggNog:ENOG503P3XZ), whose product is MKQPVYVQGTVPTLAMTAAQSQATPQTITGNTSPRHSGLADNFATPDANTSASDAAENKNTNGTADTGSKGYGRLAALLARQDEYAIFRRFKYLNCLSLLYQQAEIIFLQDHLEKLAAMDRTHSCRMRQFFDRDWITLAHPGDPEAGQQWATMQLIQLKLAKYNKALLTQASLAKLNPPNFQDLTFLREWIGRADNGNYPIHGPDQHAWDPEFETDLMAISPRVPLDRLSRWVNDIIFPWYHKFFGAKIKDPENAAKNLGTGIYIYSESHLQIVIETFVTVVAALLPVLSIVVLYFLGDNNKFKFVALVIFSAIFALALAIMTKAKRVEVFAATAAFAAVNVVFLSQDPTGEELVELMKQYLTGEKGEN
- a CDS encoding hypothetical protein (CAZy:AA3; COG:E; EggNog:ENOG503NXH9) — encoded protein: MLLSWLSFTAAVASAAHIPPRQSQQPNHVLEDFVNRLRNLIPDSLGGLTPVLGTSTEYEYVVVGAGTAGTTLAVRLAQSGARVALVEAGSYYDLTNPIISSTPGLDVLLIGSDPLNSNPLVDWNFVAKNQPGTNFRDIHFARGKCVGGSSALNFMIYQRPTVQSMQLWADSVNDSSYTFSNTLPYFQKSVQFTPPNMNKRFANSTPGYNAAAFPATSNNPLHVSFANYAQSFSTWLKAGFATIGIGETPDFNSGSLMGAQYCTSTIRPVDQTRSSSASSFLKTALVNNLFNLKVYTATRAEKILFNSNKKATGVRVKTGLVSYTLSASKEVIISAGAFHSPQLLMVSGIGPADQLQAHNIPILSNLPGVGQNMWDHPTFGPSYPVDLITLTKEARDPIYLAEQLVQYTTNQSGTLTNPVADFLAWEKIPPPLRQTQFSPSTQAKLAQFPPDWPEVEYISGAGFVGDFSNFLLVQPSDGRQYATILNVLNTPLSRGNVTITSASTADLPVINPAWLTDRADQELAVAAYKRARQAFTSSGLAPIVAGEEAYPGPGVQSDGEILEAIRNSLMTLWHPACTCKMGREGDPMAVLDSKARVRGVSGLRVVDASSFPILPPGHPQSTVYMLAEKIADDILQG